One Halovivax ruber XH-70 genomic region harbors:
- a CDS encoding right-handed parallel beta-helix repeat-containing protein, producing MSDQHTKSQESEKEQISRRKYLMGTGAAIGSTSFLALGSRSVVAAEYDLIEVNSGETFEYRLDNGETFENVLFDVSATGASVDLRATGSDWTIRNVGIRGEDGTGNQDATIICAVDGTSTGIIENVYLGDGDEGRAHTEGRSAIFVVPSHSGTLELRNVYIEGHTDNGLYASDPGHTAVPSNGGEVHVIDSYSGNNTASNIRLGTDGSYAENCCIWGGPHRGFWGYFEHTEVRNCHVGGMDNPDRAIEVGEPAYSKSGQAVVKATESSFSGARVRESTNEFIGDSNGTPERYVPDGCPTSAEAAARADGTGDDEPSLPDGSSLLAFVTEPDASLAGYEFYADGPVEFTEAPYDSPSGDSIEGGTFVAEDFIEEVDGAWHAGGVTGGGFGDAFLVDGAITDIQIDQPDMMWVELDGQARSPEEIIRETGDEDDDPNPVEGSHQVSIAEVTEPRGGERLDVTVRIENPGDETAEGDVSLLVGEDSQEVGGDVVAVEPGTAKTLTLGYETYPVKQDVEFPVRVESADDADERTVAVAAAGEERLEPAIVDSNAPVDAGAALEVAVRAENTGTVETTDTVRLLVGSDAQEVDSATVTVAPDDAATLTLGYATYPVRQDVEFPVSVETSDGAASIDVTVYGRN from the coding sequence ATGAGTGATCAGCATACGAAGTCACAGGAGAGCGAAAAAGAGCAGATCTCCAGGCGAAAATATCTGATGGGAACTGGTGCAGCCATCGGGTCAACAAGCTTTCTTGCGCTTGGAAGTCGCAGTGTCGTAGCCGCCGAGTACGATCTGATCGAGGTAAATAGCGGAGAAACGTTCGAGTACAGACTCGACAACGGAGAAACGTTTGAAAACGTCCTCTTCGACGTCTCTGCCACCGGTGCGTCGGTCGATCTTCGCGCAACCGGAAGCGACTGGACAATACGAAACGTCGGCATTAGGGGCGAAGATGGGACCGGAAATCAGGACGCAACTATAATCTGCGCAGTGGACGGCACCTCAACTGGGATCATCGAGAACGTGTACCTCGGTGATGGCGACGAAGGAAGGGCTCACACGGAGGGACGCTCTGCGATATTCGTAGTGCCGAGTCACAGCGGGACGCTTGAGTTGCGGAACGTCTACATCGAAGGACACACTGATAACGGCCTCTACGCCTCAGACCCCGGCCATACGGCCGTTCCGTCGAACGGAGGGGAAGTCCATGTCATCGATAGCTACTCCGGGAACAATACCGCCAGCAACATTCGGCTAGGGACGGACGGTTCGTACGCCGAGAATTGTTGCATCTGGGGCGGCCCTCACCGCGGGTTCTGGGGATATTTTGAACACACCGAAGTGCGCAACTGTCACGTCGGCGGAATGGACAACCCCGATCGGGCTATCGAGGTCGGAGAACCTGCCTACAGCAAGTCAGGGCAGGCGGTGGTGAAGGCGACGGAGTCGTCCTTCAGCGGTGCGAGGGTACGCGAGAGCACGAACGAGTTTATCGGCGACTCGAACGGGACTCCCGAACGATACGTTCCTGACGGGTGCCCGACGAGCGCCGAAGCGGCGGCGCGCGCGGACGGAACCGGCGATGACGAACCCAGCCTCCCCGACGGGTCTTCCCTGCTGGCGTTCGTCACCGAACCCGACGCGAGCCTGGCTGGCTACGAATTCTACGCTGACGGCCCCGTCGAGTTTACGGAAGCGCCCTACGACAGCCCGTCGGGCGACTCCATCGAGGGCGGGACCTTCGTGGCTGAAGACTTCATCGAGGAGGTGGACGGTGCCTGGCACGCCGGGGGCGTTACCGGCGGTGGTTTTGGCGACGCCTTCCTCGTCGACGGAGCGATCACCGACATACAAATAGACCAGCCGGACATGATGTGGGTAGAGCTAGACGGCCAAGCGCGGTCCCCCGAGGAGATCATCCGCGAGACCGGCGACGAAGACGACGATCCCAACCCGGTCGAAGGAAGTCACCAAGTTTCCATCGCAGAGGTGACTGAACCCCGCGGTGGTGAACGACTCGACGTAACGGTACGCATCGAAAATCCCGGGGACGAAACCGCCGAGGGCGACGTTAGTCTGCTTGTGGGGGAGGACTCACAAGAAGTCGGTGGTGACGTGGTGGCCGTTGAACCCGGCACCGCGAAGACACTCACACTAGGATACGAAACGTATCCGGTCAAACAGGACGTCGAGTTTCCCGTCCGCGTCGAATCGGCTGACGACGCTGATGAGCGAACGGTGGCCGTCGCTGCCGCCGGCGAGGAGCGTCTCGAACCCGCTATCGTCGACTCGAACGCTCCCGTCGATGCCGGCGCGGCGCTCGAGGTGGCCGTCCGAGCCGAAAACACGGGCACCGTCGAAACCACCGATACGGTTCGCTTACTCGTCGGAAGCGACGCACAGGAAGTCGATTCGGCGACGGTTACCGTCGCGCCCGACGACGCAGCGACGCTCACCCTCGGGTACGCCACGTACCCGGTCCGCCAGGACGTCGAGTTCCCCGTCAGCGTCGAGACGAGCGATGGCGCCGCTTCGATCGACGTGACGGTGTACGGACGCAACTGA
- a CDS encoding glycosyltransferase family 39 protein translates to MYWRTRNFIDSPDFVIAVSFAAGIAGYAISYVVSNPVTRVLPPLILLGTGLGYVVRGERIDLVESLFDTRLVATVYGIVTAVTLYLYAANHFTRTSSIFVLTVCLFLLSLILIFTRQSFEFRFAGIVLTGLFHRWMVYYASAVQMGNDGLFHNRAAESIAASGSLAPLAADKYWYAPVYHLLTASGVSVFGVSGRHAAFLLITAASTFLVVGAVSLFLKRCWDETIALVGAWLLVVADQVVVNAIHTTTTALGVVFVALVLLYAERFLETGHRLYAALFGVFLVALTFTHQLSLFVALVCIGGYLCATLFWLGNCDRRVVSILSALVTAFVFQTTITDYNGPQGESDSFLSVVGQVVGENIASMITGSGGRADSYLPPGDYVAVAGADAMSLFQVISAGVLFALALIGAINWMNRENVPPTRISLGAGVGVALASMFIYVLPTLGVSTFLPKRWLVFLYIFLVLLAAPGLAAIFSAVQSRTGSIFAIILVVELVCAPYAIVALGNGVGAIDGPVVGDSPASDRLSTTPEERAAYEFAERTTGDEVIIVSDHVATQLLSRHYDQDAVVYRTDHDGSGTVFADERLILYRDYGETHHVSYQIEYENSRYHVFGPLPESRERRGVVYTNGKDEFVWRSGS, encoded by the coding sequence ATGTATTGGAGAACGCGGAATTTCATCGATTCTCCAGATTTCGTCATCGCGGTGTCGTTCGCCGCAGGTATCGCCGGATACGCCATTTCCTACGTCGTTTCGAACCCGGTCACGAGAGTGCTACCGCCCCTGATACTCCTCGGAACGGGACTTGGCTACGTCGTGCGCGGTGAGCGAATCGATCTCGTGGAATCGCTCTTCGATACGCGACTCGTGGCGACGGTGTACGGCATCGTGACTGCGGTTACACTTTACCTGTACGCAGCGAACCACTTCACCAGAACGTCGTCGATCTTCGTCCTCACAGTTTGTCTGTTTTTACTCTCGCTCATCCTGATATTCACGCGCCAGTCCTTCGAGTTCAGGTTTGCCGGAATCGTTCTAACCGGGCTGTTCCACCGGTGGATGGTCTATTACGCAAGTGCGGTTCAGATGGGGAACGACGGGCTCTTCCATAATCGCGCGGCCGAATCGATCGCCGCAAGCGGGTCGTTGGCACCGCTGGCGGCGGATAAGTACTGGTACGCCCCCGTGTACCACCTGCTGACGGCGAGCGGCGTGTCCGTCTTCGGCGTCTCCGGGAGGCACGCGGCGTTTTTGCTGATAACCGCCGCATCCACGTTTCTCGTCGTCGGCGCCGTCAGCCTCTTCCTCAAGCGGTGCTGGGACGAAACCATCGCGCTCGTCGGTGCGTGGTTACTCGTCGTCGCGGATCAGGTCGTCGTCAACGCGATTCACACCACGACGACCGCGCTCGGCGTCGTGTTCGTTGCATTGGTGCTACTGTACGCAGAGCGGTTTCTCGAAACTGGGCACCGATTGTACGCCGCCCTATTCGGCGTCTTTCTCGTCGCATTGACGTTCACCCATCAACTAAGCCTGTTCGTCGCGCTCGTTTGTATCGGCGGGTACCTCTGTGCGACCCTATTCTGGCTGGGTAACTGCGATCGACGAGTGGTGTCGATCCTCTCCGCTCTCGTCACCGCCTTCGTCTTCCAGACGACTATCACTGACTACAACGGCCCCCAAGGAGAGTCGGACAGTTTCCTGTCCGTGGTCGGGCAGGTCGTGGGCGAGAACATCGCGTCGATGATAACAGGCTCGGGCGGTCGCGCCGATTCGTATCTTCCGCCGGGGGATTACGTGGCGGTCGCGGGCGCCGATGCGATGTCACTATTTCAGGTCATCAGTGCCGGCGTCCTGTTCGCACTCGCGTTGATTGGCGCAATCAACTGGATGAACCGCGAAAACGTCCCGCCGACACGCATTTCACTCGGAGCGGGTGTCGGGGTCGCTCTTGCGAGTATGTTCATCTACGTGCTCCCGACGCTCGGAGTGAGTACGTTCCTTCCAAAGCGCTGGCTCGTATTCCTTTACATCTTCCTCGTGCTGCTGGCGGCACCAGGACTCGCAGCCATCTTCTCGGCGGTGCAATCGCGCACAGGGAGCATCTTTGCAATCATACTAGTCGTTGAGCTCGTCTGCGCGCCATACGCCATCGTGGCGCTCGGAAACGGGGTCGGCGCGATTGACGGCCCCGTGGTCGGCGACTCGCCGGCGTCCGACCGGCTTTCAACAACGCCAGAGGAGCGAGCGGCGTACGAGTTCGCGGAACGCACCACCGGAGACGAGGTAATCATCGTCTCTGACCACGTGGCTACTCAGCTCCTCTCTCGCCACTACGATCAGGACGCGGTAGTCTACCGAACGGACCACGACGGATCCGGTACCGTCTTCGCCGATGAACGGCTCATCTTGTATCGCGATTACGGCGAGACGCATCACGTTTCCTACCAGATCGAATACGAGAATTCCCGGTATCACGTATTCGGGCCACTACCCGAGTCCCGCGAGCGACGGGGAGTGGTCTATACGAACGGGAAGGACGAGTTCGTGTGGCGTAGTGGATCCTAA
- a CDS encoding DUF1616 domain-containing protein, with protein MSDQIADLKLLAALTVVAVVVIVSGVGSGTPVSVLIAIPLLLFVPGYAVLAALLPSSERTVSPLMTRIFRLEWWLLSVSLSLVVVSIVAILVVLAPLEFGPVAVASLLGIVSGVAMVVAARRRKRVHVGDRHESDSSLVAPIRGAFRTNSRVDVVLSVALFASLLLLAASGFYALSVEPHQSDYTELYVLAENDTAEYVVGGYPTEIESGEELTLSVGVENHEGAAQEYTVIAQEQRLDGGDVAERSELDRFSFRLQDGETDVTAHTVEPSTEDGSVEIVYLLFRTDADDIPATPTEADAYRRAFVGLEVRPTVS; from the coding sequence ATGAGCGATCAGATCGCGGATCTGAAGTTGCTAGCTGCACTCACAGTTGTTGCAGTCGTTGTCATCGTATCGGGGGTAGGTTCCGGCACGCCGGTCTCCGTTCTCATCGCGATACCGCTTCTGCTCTTCGTCCCCGGGTACGCTGTGCTCGCTGCTCTGCTACCCTCGTCGGAGCGTACCGTTTCACCCTTGATGACCCGGATCTTCCGGCTTGAGTGGTGGCTCCTGTCGGTTTCACTCAGTTTGGTCGTCGTTTCGATCGTAGCCATCTTGGTCGTGCTGGCCCCGCTAGAATTCGGCCCCGTTGCCGTGGCTTCGCTCCTGGGTATCGTCTCAGGGGTTGCCATGGTCGTCGCGGCGAGACGTCGCAAACGGGTTCACGTGGGGGACCGCCACGAATCTGATTCTTCGCTCGTTGCTCCGATTCGAGGCGCGTTTCGAACGAACTCCCGCGTAGACGTCGTGTTGAGCGTCGCCCTCTTCGCCTCGTTGCTTCTGTTAGCGGCGAGTGGATTCTACGCACTGAGCGTCGAGCCCCATCAGAGCGACTACACCGAACTGTACGTTCTCGCCGAGAATGATACAGCTGAATACGTGGTCGGCGGGTACCCGACGGAGATCGAGTCGGGCGAAGAACTCACCCTCTCGGTCGGCGTCGAAAACCACGAAGGCGCCGCGCAGGAGTATACCGTCATCGCCCAGGAACAGCGCCTAGACGGCGGGGATGTCGCCGAACGAAGCGAACTCGATCGGTTCAGTTTCCGGTTACAGGACGGCGAAACGGATGTCACGGCCCACACCGTCGAACCGTCAACTGAAGACGGGTCGGTCGAAATCGTGTATCTTCTTTTCAGAACCGATGCAGACGACATTCCGGCCACCCCGACTGAAGCGGATGCGTACCGACGAGCGTTCGTCGGTCTAGAGGTTCGTCCCACCGTTTCCTGA
- a CDS encoding formyltransferase family protein, which yields MTTDGLSVGLLLDGPLMRRWAVEAVERAIDRSNVRVEQVILAADEKPDSTRLVRRYASSALDTGAWAPVLGLHQVVNPPAHLETVPLDELDWLNDAESLQVQPEPADELGQRLPGAAIDRIEAADLDLLFRRGFGILQGDVLTTPTHGVLSYHHGDVREYRGRPPGVWEFANGERTAGITLQRLTSTLDGGEIVVEKSVSIDDLGTWQAVERRLFECSTDMLATACDRLTDPAFAATTVDELGPLYTCPGPIETARIELKNVRGRVGAQFHR from the coding sequence ATGACTACGGACGGACTCTCTGTCGGCCTTTTGCTCGATGGACCGTTGATGCGACGCTGGGCGGTAGAGGCCGTCGAACGGGCGATAGACCGGTCGAACGTGCGCGTCGAACAGGTGATCCTGGCGGCGGACGAGAAACCCGATTCGACCAGGCTGGTCCGACGGTACGCGTCCTCGGCCCTCGACACGGGCGCGTGGGCGCCGGTGCTTGGCCTGCACCAGGTTGTGAACCCGCCCGCGCACCTCGAGACGGTCCCGCTCGACGAACTCGACTGGCTCAACGACGCCGAATCCCTTCAGGTGCAGCCCGAACCCGCCGACGAACTGGGCCAACGACTTCCCGGGGCGGCCATCGACCGCATCGAGGCGGCGGACCTTGACCTACTGTTCCGGCGGGGCTTCGGCATCTTGCAGGGCGACGTCCTCACGACGCCGACCCACGGCGTGCTGAGTTACCACCATGGCGACGTCAGGGAGTATCGCGGCCGCCCGCCCGGCGTCTGGGAGTTCGCGAATGGCGAGCGGACCGCCGGGATCACGCTCCAGCGGCTCACCTCGACGCTGGACGGCGGCGAGATCGTCGTCGAGAAGTCCGTCTCCATCGACGACCTGGGGACCTGGCAGGCGGTCGAGCGGCGCCTCTTCGAGTGCTCGACGGACATGCTGGCGACGGCCTGCGACCGACTCACCGATCCCGCATTCGCGGCGACGACCGTCGATGAGCTGGGCCCGCTGTACACGTGCCCGGGCCCGATAGAGACGGCCCGTATCGAACTGAAGAACGTCAGGGGCCGCGTGGGAGCGCAGTTCCACCGGTGA
- a CDS encoding polysaccharide deacetylase family protein, whose product MPGTVTISIELELGWGVAKYGKLDKLSDGRMAETQYLSRLLERCDDHDVPITFDVVGHLFHENCAGHHGGPHPDDWWDIDPGTSVDEDPAFYAPDLVEDIRSRRTTHEICTHTYSHIECDAVDPTVVEWEVDRSRRVHERNGVPAATSIVPPRHGTPPSETLAEGGIRVKRSPHYRAPGERRPSSDVRKLYEILLERHPTVSPREMDGIIETYSPEYTTLAVPYLQTGQYSPHPVYRPIPHTFRQRLHAWNLRRGVDAAVQGGDVHYWCHLYDLANEQQWPQIDDFLGYLAKRRDRGDVEIRPMRDLPAICGQPTLNEADPAEQPGIVIE is encoded by the coding sequence ATGCCGGGGACTGTCACAATCAGCATCGAACTCGAACTTGGGTGGGGCGTCGCAAAATACGGAAAGTTGGACAAACTGAGCGACGGCCGGATGGCGGAGACGCAATACCTCTCTCGGTTGCTTGAACGCTGCGACGACCACGACGTTCCAATCACCTTCGACGTCGTTGGCCACCTGTTTCACGAAAATTGTGCCGGGCACCACGGTGGCCCGCACCCGGACGACTGGTGGGACATCGATCCGGGGACGTCGGTCGATGAGGATCCAGCGTTTTACGCGCCGGACTTGGTCGAGGACATTCGTTCTCGCCGTACGACTCACGAGATCTGTACGCACACGTACTCACACATCGAGTGTGACGCGGTGGATCCCACTGTCGTCGAGTGGGAGGTGGATCGTTCCCGACGCGTTCACGAGCGAAACGGGGTACCAGCTGCGACGTCGATCGTCCCACCGCGTCATGGCACCCCGCCGTCAGAGACACTCGCAGAGGGCGGGATTCGCGTCAAGCGATCACCGCATTACCGGGCGCCGGGGGAGCGCCGACCGTCGTCGGACGTTCGAAAACTCTACGAGATCCTGTTAGAGCGGCATCCGACTGTATCTCCCCGCGAAATGGACGGTATCATCGAAACGTACAGCCCTGAGTACACGACGCTCGCCGTGCCATACCTCCAGACCGGGCAGTACTCGCCTCATCCGGTTTATCGGCCGATTCCCCACACCTTCCGCCAGCGGTTGCACGCCTGGAACCTTCGCCGTGGCGTCGATGCGGCCGTCCAGGGCGGTGACGTCCACTACTGGTGTCATCTCTACGACCTCGCGAACGAGCAGCAGTGGCCCCAGATCGACGACTTTCTCGGTTACCTGGCGAAACGACGCGATCGAGGTGACGTGGAGATTCGCCCGATGCGTGACCTCCCAGCGATCTGTGGGCAGCCGACTCTGAACGAAGCCGACCCGGCGGAGCAACCGGGAATCGTGATCGAGTGA
- a CDS encoding cold-shock protein → MANGTVDFFNDTGGYGFISTDDDAVDDDEDVFFHMEDVGGPDLEEGQDVEFDIESSPKGPRATNLERL, encoded by the coding sequence ATGGCAAACGGTACGGTTGACTTCTTCAACGACACGGGCGGGTACGGCTTCATTTCGACAGACGACGACGCAGTCGACGATGACGAGGACGTTTTCTTCCACATGGAAGACGTCGGCGGTCCAGACCTCGAAGAGGGGCAGGACGTCGAGTTCGACATCGAATCATCCCCCAAGGGACCGCGTGCGACGAACCTCGAACGGCTGTAA
- a CDS encoding DUF7571 family protein, producing the protein MKSCQRCQAVIDEYTLDKQLEPLRDLTVDDFNVCADCATIVPDACVECGSAVYVPRSESSVPDYCPACRSDVLVRTGQDPGWNQDSVST; encoded by the coding sequence ATGAAATCGTGCCAACGCTGCCAGGCGGTCATCGACGAGTATACTTTGGACAAACAACTCGAACCCCTGCGCGACCTCACAGTCGACGACTTCAACGTCTGTGCGGACTGTGCGACCATCGTTCCCGATGCGTGCGTGGAGTGTGGCAGCGCGGTATACGTCCCCCGAAGCGAATCCAGCGTCCCCGACTACTGCCCGGCGTGTCGATCCGACGTGCTTGTCCGCACGGGGCAGGATCCAGGCTGGAATCAGGACTCGGTCTCCACCTGA
- a CDS encoding metalloprotease family protein, whose product MGSLGFLLTLVTFPGVVVHELAHKRVCDLFGIPVLEVCYFRLGNPAGYVRHAEPRRYRHATMITVAPFLLNTVLALVAFSGAVLSTPAGGAVTDVGIVGGILFWLGLSFGMHAFPSAGDASSLWGQTKSKWRASPTVLLGLPVIALIHVVNLLRALWLDLVYAIALFVLVTSTVPSVPV is encoded by the coding sequence ATGGGGTCGCTCGGCTTTCTACTGACGCTCGTGACGTTTCCCGGCGTGGTCGTTCACGAACTGGCACACAAGCGGGTCTGCGACCTGTTCGGGATTCCCGTCCTCGAGGTGTGTTACTTCCGGCTCGGCAATCCCGCCGGCTACGTTCGCCACGCCGAACCTCGTCGGTATCGCCACGCGACGATGATCACGGTCGCACCGTTCCTGCTGAACACCGTCCTCGCACTCGTCGCCTTCAGCGGTGCCGTGCTGTCGACCCCGGCCGGCGGCGCTGTCACCGACGTGGGTATCGTCGGGGGCATCCTGTTCTGGCTGGGGCTCAGTTTCGGGATGCACGCGTTCCCGAGCGCCGGCGACGCCTCCTCGCTGTGGGGGCAGACGAAGTCGAAGTGGCGCGCCTCGCCGACGGTCCTGCTCGGCCTCCCGGTGATCGCCCTGATCCACGTCGTGAACCTGCTTCGGGCCCTCTGGCTCGACCTCGTGTACGCGATCGCCCTGTTCGTCCTGGTCACGTCTACGGTGCCGAGCGTCCCCGTCTGA